The Amycolatopsis nigrescens CSC17Ta-90 genomic interval ATCAGGGCGAACGCGTTCGCGGTGAAGACCAGGAACGCCTCCTGGGTGATGCCGAAGATCGCCGGGATGGAGTCGACCGCGAACAGCAGGTCGGCGCTGCCGATCGCGACGATCACCACGAACATCGGGGTGATCCAGCGCTTGCCGTCCTTCTTCACGAACGACTTGTGCCCGTGGTAGTCGTCGGTGACCGGGAAGATCTTGCGAACCTGCCTGGTCAGCGCGTTCTCGTGGTACTCCTCTTCGTCGTCCTTCTTCCGCACCATGCTGATCGCCGTCCACACCAGGACGGCACCGAACAGGAAGAAGACCCACACGAACTGCGCGATGAGCGCGGCCCCGACCGCGATGAACGCGCTGCGCATGACCAGCGCGAGCAGGATGCCGATCAGCAGCACCCGGTGCTGGTGGATGGCCGGCACCTTGAACGAGGCCATGATGATCATGAAAATGAACAAATTGTCGACACTGAGCGAGTACTCGGTGATATAACCGGTGAAGAACTCGACGCCGGGATCATGTCCCGCGAAGAGCCAGATGCCGGCACCGAACAGCACCGCGCAGGAGATGTAGAAGATGACCCACCGGCCTGCTTCGGCGGTGGTCACCTCGTGGGGTTTCCGGTCGACGATCACCAGGTCGACCGCGATCAGGGCGAGCAGACCTGCGACCGTGGCGATCCACAGCCACAACGGGACGTTCATCTAGACATACCTCCGGATAGCGCAAAGACCGCAACTAACCGGAGGTCTCTTCCGCCGGCTGTGACGCCCGGCCGACGGTGCCGGGTGCCTTAGGCAACCGTGCTGACGACACCGCCGCGAAGGAATACTCCCCTCCACAGCAGTGTCCATTTTGACCCTTGCCAATCCGGAAAGCCAGCCGAGGTTGCCCGTGTCACCGAGATGTCGGCAGTAATCTACGTCACCAATCCAGTTCACCGCGACTCTCCGTGTCTGGTCCGCGTGAAGCGATTCAGGGTACCCACAGGACACTCTCAGCAAACTTCCAATACGGTCATACCGTGCCCAGACTCCCCCTTCCTCGCACCCGCGGCACCCGGCTCACCACCCTGGCGCTGGTCGTCGTGGTGCTGGTCGCCGCGGGGCTGCTGTGGTCCCGCAACGGGGACGAACCCGTCGCGGTCAAGACCCAGGAAGCCACCATCGACGTGCCGGCCGCGCCGGGTTCCGCCGATCGTGTGCAGCTGGACGCGACGCTGTACACCCCCGAAAAGACCCCCGCACCGGCCATCCTGCTGCCGCACGGGTTCGGCGGTGACAAGAACAGCGTCGCCAGTGACGCGCGGGAGCTGACCCAGCGCGGGTTCGTGGTGCTCACCTACTCGGCCCGCGGGTTCGGCCGCAGCACCGGCAAGATCGGGCTGAACGACCCGGACTACGAGGTGGCGGACGGCCAGCGGCTGCTCGACTACCTGGCCACCCGGCCCGAGGTGCGCACCGAGAACGGTGACCCGAAGGTCGGCGTCACCGGCGGTTCCTACGGCGGCGCGCTGGCACTGCTGCTGGCCGGCCGCGACAAGCGGGTGGACGCGATCGCGCCGATGATCACCTACAACGACCTCGGCCAGGGCCTGGTGCCGAACGCGGCGACCACCGGCCCGGTCGCCACTACCCCGGCCGCCGGCGCGTTCGGCAAGGACGGCGTGTTCAAGCGCTCCTGGGCGGGCATCTTCTTCTCCGCCGGTTCGGGCGCTCGCTCCGGCAGCAGCGGCGACCCCGGGATGGAGGCGCCGGAACCGGGAGACGAGACCGACAACTCCAGCCAGGGCGGCTCGGGACAGAGCGGGGGCGCGAGCGCCCCGGCCGGCGCACCGCAGCAGGGCGGTCCCCCGTCGCCGCCCGCGGCCGACCCCTGCGGCCGCTTCACCGAACAGCTCTGCCAGGCCTACACCGAGCTGGCCACCACCGGCAGGGCGAGCCAGCAGACCATGGACATGCTGACCCGGCTCTCCCCTGCCTCGGTGACCGGCTCGATCACCGCGCCGACGCTGCTGGTGCAGGGCGAGAACGACACGCTGTTCGGCCTCGACCAGTCCGACGCCACGGCCAGGCAGATCGCCGCGGCCGGCGGCAAGGTCAGCACCATCTGGTACACCGGCGGCCACGACGGCGGCCGGCCGGGACCGCAGCTGCGCGCCCGGATCGCGGACTGGCTGTCGTTCCAGCTCACCGGGAACGGCAAGGACCCCGGCACCGGCTTCGGCTACGACATCCAGGGAACCCTGCAGGCCAACGGCACGCCGTCGGTCCGCGCGGTCGAGGCGGCGGGTTACCCCGGACTCGGCGGAGGCGGCACCGAGCGCCGCCCGGTCGCCCTGTCCGGCGAGCCGCAGAACATCGTGAACCCGCCCGGCGGCAACCCGGCCTCGGTCAGCGGAATGCCGGGACTGAACGGCCTGCTCAGCGGCTCGTCGCGGCTGTCCGGCCTGTTCGGGCGGGATCCGGACGGCCAGTCGGCGCGGTTCACCTCCGCGCCGGTCACGTCGCAGCTGCTCATCACCGGCGCTTCGACGGTCAAGCTGCGCGTCAGTGCCACTACGACCGCAGGCCGGACGCCCACCGACGCGGCGCTGTTCGTGAAGCTCTACGACGTGGGCCCGGACGGGGCACGCACGCTGCCGTCCAACGCCATCGCCCCGATCCGGGTGTCCGGGCTGGCCGCCGACGGCACGCCGTCCGAGGTCACCGTGACGCTGCCCGGCATCGTGCGCCCGATCGAGGCCGGGCACAGCCTGCAGCTGGTGGTCAGCACCACCGACCAGGCCTACAGCCCGTCCCTCGAACCCGCCGCCTACCGGGTGTCCCTCGCCGGCGGCGAGCTGTCCGTGCCGGTGGTGCCCGGCACCGCGGTGAGCACCGGCTGGCCGGTCGGCCAGGTGCTCGGCATCGCCGGTGTGCTGGTGCTGGCCGTTCTGGTCGGCCTCGGCGCCGCGGTGCGCCGGCGCCGCGCGCACCAGGTGGACGCCGAGCTGGCCGAGGTCCCGATGGTGATCAGCGACCTGACGAAGTCCTACCCCGGCGGGCTGGTCGCGGTGAACCAGCTGTCCTTCCGGGTGGAGCCGGGCCAGGTGCTCGGCCTGCTCGGCCCGAACGGGGCGGGCAAGACGACCACGCTGCGCATGCTGATGGGCCTGATCAAGCCGAGCGGCGGGGACATCAGGGTGTTCGGCCACCGGATCACGCCCGGCGCACCCGTGCTCTCCCGCATCGGGTCCTTTGTGGAGGGTGCGGGATTCCTGCCGCACCTGTCCGGGGAGCAGAACCTGAAGCTGTACTGGGACAGCACCGGGCGCCCGCTGGACAAGGCGCACCTGGCCGAGGCGCTGGAGATCGCCGGTCTCGGCGACGCGGTCAAGCGCAAGGTGCGCACCTACAGCCAGGGCATGCGGCAGCGGCTGGCCATCGCACAGGCCATGCTCGGCCTGCCGGAGCTGCTCGTGCTCGACGAACCGACCAACGGGCTCGACCCGCCACAGATCCACCAGATGCGGGAGGTGCTGCAGCGCTACGCCGCCACCGGCCGCACGGTGGTGGTCTCCAGCCACCTGCTGGCGGAGGTCGAGCAGACCTGTTCGCACGTGGTCGTGATGCACCGGGGCAAGCTGGTCGCCTCCGGCGAGGTCGGCGACATCGTGGCGGCGGGCGGCGAAGCGACGTTCCGGGTGGATCAGCCGGAGGCCGCGGCCACCGCGCTGCGCGCGGTCGGCGGAGTGTCCGATGTGGACATCGAGGGCAACCTGGTGCACGCGGACCTGGACGGGCTGCCCCGTTCGGAGGCGGTGGCCACCCTGGTGCACGCCGGGGTGTCGGTGGAACAGGCCGGGCCACGGCGGCGGCTGGAAGACGCGTTCCTTCAGCTCGTCGGAGAGGATTCGAGCTCATGAGCAAGGCGTCCATTCCGGACGAGAACGCCCGGATCGACCACGGTGTGCACACCGATCCGGCGGCACTGCAGGAGCTGACCGACGCGGCGG includes:
- a CDS encoding TerC family protein encodes the protein MNVPLWLWIATVAGLLALIAVDLVIVDRKPHEVTTAEAGRWVIFYISCAVLFGAGIWLFAGHDPGVEFFTGYITEYSLSVDNLFIFMIIMASFKVPAIHQHRVLLIGILLALVMRSAFIAVGAALIAQFVWVFFLFGAVLVWTAISMVRKKDDEEEYHENALTRQVRKIFPVTDDYHGHKSFVKKDGKRWITPMFVVIVAIGSADLLFAVDSIPAIFGITQEAFLVFTANAFALMGLRQLYFLLGGLVTKLVYLSYGLAVILGFIGAKLFLHALHEYHVVPDWLDINNWVSLGVIVVVLTVTTVASLAKAKRDPESTQHAGLELNAKAPEEREAEQDSEGGSGKAEEEERAGSRDR
- a CDS encoding alpha/beta fold hydrolase; this translates as MPRLPLPRTRGTRLTTLALVVVVLVAAGLLWSRNGDEPVAVKTQEATIDVPAAPGSADRVQLDATLYTPEKTPAPAILLPHGFGGDKNSVASDARELTQRGFVVLTYSARGFGRSTGKIGLNDPDYEVADGQRLLDYLATRPEVRTENGDPKVGVTGGSYGGALALLLAGRDKRVDAIAPMITYNDLGQGLVPNAATTGPVATTPAAGAFGKDGVFKRSWAGIFFSAGSGARSGSSGDPGMEAPEPGDETDNSSQGGSGQSGGASAPAGAPQQGGPPSPPAADPCGRFTEQLCQAYTELATTGRASQQTMDMLTRLSPASVTGSITAPTLLVQGENDTLFGLDQSDATARQIAAAGGKVSTIWYTGGHDGGRPGPQLRARIADWLSFQLTGNGKDPGTGFGYDIQGTLQANGTPSVRAVEAAGYPGLGGGGTERRPVALSGEPQNIVNPPGGNPASVSGMPGLNGLLSGSSRLSGLFGRDPDGQSARFTSAPVTSQLLITGASTVKLRVSATTTAGRTPTDAALFVKLYDVGPDGARTLPSNAIAPIRVSGLAADGTPSEVTVTLPGIVRPIEAGHSLQLVVSTTDQAYSPSLEPAAYRVSLAGGELSVPVVPGTAVSTGWPVGQVLGIAGVLVLAVLVGLGAAVRRRRAHQVDAELAEVPMVISDLTKSYPGGLVAVNQLSFRVEPGQVLGLLGPNGAGKTTTLRMLMGLIKPSGGDIRVFGHRITPGAPVLSRIGSFVEGAGFLPHLSGEQNLKLYWDSTGRPLDKAHLAEALEIAGLGDAVKRKVRTYSQGMRQRLAIAQAMLGLPELLVLDEPTNGLDPPQIHQMREVLQRYAATGRTVVVSSHLLAEVEQTCSHVVVMHRGKLVASGEVGDIVAAGGEATFRVDQPEAAATALRAVGGVSDVDIEGNLVHADLDGLPRSEAVATLVHAGVSVEQAGPRRRLEDAFLQLVGEDSSS